ATAAAAAGCGATGGTATGCCAGCTTATAATTTTGCCTGTGTCATAGATGACTTTTTGATGAAAATAACTCATGTACTCAGAGGGGAAGACCATCTCTCTAATACACCTCGCCAGGTAATGATTTATGATGCTCTTGGTTTAGAAGCTCCAAACTTTGGTCACCTTTCGTTGATTTTAGGACCTGACAAGTCGAAACTAAGTAAACGTCACGGTGAAACTTTTATTGGTGAATATAGAGAAAAAGGTTTTTTACCAGAAGCAATGGTAAATTTTCTGGCTTTACTTGGGTGGTCGCCTACGGGGGAAGAAGAACTGTTTAAGCCTGAAGAGATTGTCGAGATTTTTGATATAAATAGAGTAGCAAAAAGTGCGGCCGTGTTTGATATAGAAAAATTAAAATGGATGAATTCTCATTATATTAAGGAAGCTGACAACAAAAGGCTTTTTGAGTTAGTAAAGCCTTTTGTTACAAGGGCAGGTATTATGGATGAAAACACAATGGATGATAATTTTGATTGGTTCATAGAAATTATCGAGATTACCAAAGACCAACTCAATCAACTCTCGGACTTTCCAGAAAAAATAACTATATTTGTGGGAGATGAAGTTGATCTGGAAGAGAACATAAAAGAAGAATTTTTGCAAGATGAAAATAATATTAACCTGGTTAGAGAACTAAAAGAAGGTTTTGGTGATTTAGATGAGTGGAGTAGAGAAAACATATCTTCTGTTATAAAATCTGCTGGCAAAAAATTAAAACTTAAAGGCAAAAAGCTTTTTATGCCAACACGAATAGCGGTGAGCGGTGAGAAACAAGGCCCTGAACTTGACAGCTTAATATATCTTTTAGGAAAAGAAAAGGCTTTAAATCGTTTAGAAAGTGTATTAAGCCAGGTGTCATAGGGCAAAGAGTTGACATGTGATAAATAGTCCGGGTATAATGAAAAAAACTTTAAGAGTCCTGAAAAAAATTCAAATAGATAACTTTAATGCCATAACATTTGATAGAGCTTGGAAGTTTTAAAAGAGGTGAGGGTTTAGATGACAATTAGGCTATTTAATAGTTTGAAAAGAGAAAAAGAAGTTTTCCAGCCAGTCGAAAAGGATCAAGTGAAAATGTATGTTTGTGGTCCTACAGTGTATGACTATTTTCACGTAGGTAATGCTAGAGCATTTTTGATTTTTGATGTTATTAGAAGGTATTTTGAATATAAAGGATATAATGTGACCTATGTTCAAAACTTTACAGATATTGAAGATAAAATGATAAACCGAGCGAACGAGCTTTCTGTTACTGTTGAAGAATTAGCTGATAAATTTATCGAAGCTTATATTGAGGATGCTAGGGCGATAGGCATTAAAGATGCGGATTATCAGCCAAGGGCTACATATCACATAGAAGAAATAATTGATTTAATAAACAAGCTGATTGAGAAGGGTTATGCCTATGAATCTAGCGGGGACGTGTTTTTTGATATTTCAAACTATAAAGAGTATGGAAAGCTGTGTAAGCAGGACCTTGAAGAACTTGAGAGTGGTGCAAGATTATCGGAAGAAGAAAAAGAAAAAAAGAAAAACTCTCTTGATTTTGTTTTGTGGAAGGCTAATAAGCCTGGAGAGCCTCACTGGGATAGCCCCTGGGGAAAGGGAAGACCGGGATGGCACATTGAATGTTCTGCTATGAGTATGAAATATTTGGGAGCTCCTTTTGATATTCATGCTGGCGGTTCTGATTTGACTTTTCCTCACCATGAAAATGAGATCGCCCAAAGTGAAGGTGCAACGGGCAAAACGTTCTGTAACTATTGGATGCATGTGGGTTATTTGAAGTTTGATGACAAAAAAATGTCTAAGTCATTAGGAAATTTTATGACTGTGAGAGAATTTAGGAAAAATTATGATCCGAGGATTTTGAGACTATTTCTATTAAGTGCTCATTACAGAAGCCCTCTTAATTATACTGAGGAGCTTTTGGAACAGTCAAAAAGCAGTGTTGAAAGGCTAAATAATTTCTATAATAACTTATTACATGCTAATAAAACTGCTAAAGAGGCAGACATAAATGAAGAGGACGAAAAAATAATAAAGCTTATAGATGAGAAAGAAAAAGAGTTTGAAAATGTTATGGATGATGACTTTAATACAGCCGATGCTCTTGCTTCAGTTTTTACTATTGTTAGAGAAGTAAATTCATATATTACAGGTAAAACACCTAATAAAGTTGTGTTGGATAAAGTTTTAAATAGATTACAAAAGATGGACCAAGTTTTGGGGTTATTACCTGAGGTGTCGGCCAATGAAGAGATTTTAGATGAAGAGATATGGGAAATGATAGAAAAGCGCCAGACAGCTCGTAAAGAAAAGGACTTTGCTACTGCTGATGCTATAAGAGATGAATTAAAAGAAAAAGGAATTTTAATAGAAGACACTCCACAGGGAGTGCGCTGGAAGAGGGATAGCGGTTAATGCTAAAAAATATGACTTTTTTAGATGAGAAAAAGGCTGGCCAACTTCCGGTATTAAACCTCGCCTATATTGGTGACGCAGTGTACGAGCTTTTGATAAGAGAATATCTGCTAAAAAAAGAAAATGTAAAAGTTAAAAACATGCATCAAAAAACTGTTGAGATAGTTAGGGCAGAGGCTCAAGCAAAGGCTTTAAATGAGATAGACTCACATTTAGATAAAAGTGAGTCTTCGATCGTAAGGCGTGCAAGAAATACTAAAATAAACAACCCTCCAAAAAGTGTTGAATTAGCAGACTATAGGAGAGCTACGGCTTTAGAAGCTCTTTTTGGTTACTTGTATCTTTCAAATAATTTTGAGAGGCTTTTAGAATTATTTGATTTGATCAAAATTAAACAAAATTAAATAATAAAAATTGATTCTGGTGCAAAAAGTCATATGAGCAAAGCTTTGTTTTTATTTATAATTACATCTTGACGAGTTTTAGATGTATCAATTAAAAACACTTTACTTATGTGATGTGAATAGACTTTTTGCACCAGAATCAAAATTTAGTTTAGCATGAAATTATTTTGACAAAATAATATTTAAGGGAGAGATTATTTTATGGAAGTTTCGCTAATTAAACATACACCCGATCCTGATCGGACTGTAGCTGCCGGGGCGCGTCTTTGTTATTCTAGTAGCAATGTTGATGAAATATATAATGATATGGATGAACAAGAGGTAAAAAAATTAATTAATATGTTAAAAAAAGTTGGCCACACTTCACCTATAGAGCACATAAGCTTTACTTTTGGAATTGAAGGCATAAGCAGAGCTCTTTCACATCAACTTGTAAGACATCGGATTGCAAGTTATACACAAAAGTCACAGAGATATGTCTCTGAAGAAGGCTTCTGCTACATAACCCCTCCTACAATAAATGAAAGTGATGAAGCTAAAAAGATCTACGAAGAAACTATGCAAATGCTACAGGAAAACTATAACAAACTTTGTGAAAAAGTACCTAAAGAGGATGCCAGATATATACTTCCAAACTCCTGTGAAACAAAACTAGTAGCTACCTTTAATGCTAGGAGTTTAATCAACTTTTTCCAGCTTAGATGCTGCTTTAGGGCACAATGGGAAATTAGAGAACTTGCATGGAGAATGCTTGAAAAAGTTAAAGAGGTAAGCCCGTATGTATTTGAGGATGTTGGGGCTGAGTGTGATATGACTAAACGATGTACTGAAGGTAAGAAAAGCTGTGGCCGTTATAAAATTTTAGTAGAAAAAGATTAAAACGGAGGAAATGTGTAGTGTCACAAACTATAATATATGGTAAAAATCCTGTTGTAGAAGCAATTAAAGCTGGAAGAAAAATACATAAAATAGAAATAGTTGGAACTGAAAAAGGAAAGTTTTTTGAAGAAGTAAGTGGTTTAGCAAAAGAAAATAAAATTCCTTTGGAAACAATTGATAAAAAAACCCTGGTAAAGAAAGTAGACACTAATGAGCATCAGGGTGTTGTTGCTTTTGTGGAACCATATAACTTTGTATCTGTAAATGAAATTTTGGAGTATGCAAAAGGAAAGAGCGAACAGCCCTTAATAATAATATTAGATCATGTGAAAGACCCTCAAAACCTTGGCGGAATAATTAGGACTGCTGAAGCTGTAGGTGCTCATGGTATTATAATACCAAAAGACCGGGCTGCTGGTATTACTCCTGCAGTATTTAAGGCTTCTAGTGGCGCTTTAGAGCATGTAAAAGTAGCAAAGGTTAGTAATATTTCTAGAACTATAAATGAACTGCAAAAAAAGTGGATTTGGGTAATTGGTTGTGAAAGTGAAGGAGCAGAAAATTATTTTGATGTAAAATATGATACGCCTCTCACTATGGTATTAGGTAGTGAAGGAGAAGGCCTAAGTAATTTGGTCAAGAAAAACTGCGATTTTTTAGTGAAAATACCAATGTATGGAAATGTAAACTCGCTAAACGTATCTACTGCTGGTAGTATTATACTATACGAAATAGTAAAACAAAGAATGTGATATAAAGGAACAAACGTAGGTTTTGATCGGAGTGTTGGTTTTGGGTAAATACTTGATAGTGGACGGCTATAATATTATAAATGCCTGGCAGGATTTAAAGTCAATGGCTAAAGATAATCTAGAATTTAGCCGACAGTCGCTAATAGAAACCCTTTCCGAGTGTAAGAAAGTATTATGGGAAGAAATAATTGTAGTTTTTGATGCTTACCATCAAAAAGATAGCAAAGGAAGTAAAGAAAAAATTGATGGAATTGTGGTTATTTATACAAAAGAAGGTGTAACTGCTGATAGGGTTATCGAATCACTTGTCTATGATCTCGACAAAGAGAATAAAGTAGAAGTTGCAACTTCCGACTGGCAGGAACAGAGGATTGTTCTTGGTAAGGGTGCTATAAGATTATCTGCAAGAGAGTTACTAAATCACATAGAACATTACAAAAAAAACTTAAGAAAAGATTTTCTAGAAAAGGAAAAGTTAAAAAAAAATAAAAATACCCTGGGCAATACTGTTAACTGCGATATACTTGAAAAATTAGAAAAATTAAGAAAAAGAAAGGAGGGTTAGAATTCAAAAAAAAGTATAATATGGGTTGTTTTACTTTAATTAAAGTTTTTCCTTTCCTTGACTGTTAATTTGATATTAAGGTATAATTACGTTGTGGTGGGACGGGGATTTACGTTTTTTTATTTGCTCCTAAAATTATAGGGTGGAGGCGATGCTTGTGAGTCAAAGCGCCCAAGAATTATATGACAAGTATGATCTTATGGACGATGAGGAAATTGCTTGGGAGGCCAGGGAAGGTAACTATGAAGCGTTAGAATTTTTGATCGGCAAGTACAAAAACTTTGTTAGAGCTAAAGCAAGATCATACTTTTTAATTGGTGCTGATAGGGAAGATATTATTCAAGAAGGCATGATTGGGCTTTATAAGGCCATTAGGGATTTTCGTGGGGACAAGCTATCGTCTTTTAAAGCTTTTGCGGAACTATGTATAACTCGTCAAATTATAACAGCAATTAAGACAGCAACAAGACAAAAGCATATTCCCCTAAATTCATACGTATCTTTAGATAAACCAATTTATGATGAAGATTCCGACAGAACTTTATTGGACGTTATCTCTGGAATAAGAATTACAGATCCCGAAGACTTAATGGTTAACCGAGAAGAGTACAGTGATATAGAACTCAAAATGAGTGAAATACTAAGTTCTCTTGAATGGAAAGTATTAATGCTATATCTAGAAGGGAAAAGTTACCAAGAAATAGCTGTTGAGTTAAATAGGCATATAAAGTCCATTGACAACGCACTCCAGAGAGTAAAAAGAAAACTAGAAAGGTATTTGAAAAAAAGAGAATAAATAGAATAACAAAGTCCTTTGCACTAAATAATAATTAATAAGTTTGTAAAAAAGTATCGGGAAATTTATTAAATTAATATGTTGACTTTTTTCTAATTAAGAGGTATAATGACACCTGCTCCTAGAGCAATGGAGAGGTACCCGAGTCTGGTCAAAGGGGGCAGACTGTAAATCTGCTGGCGTAAGCCTTCGAAGGTTCGAATCCTTCCCTCTCCACCAGGATGCAGTATAGCTAGGTAGTAGAGCCCTGGCCTTCCAAGCCAATCGTGTGGGTTCGATTCTCATCGACCGATCTGGGCTTTGCAGAGGAATAAAAGCATTAGATATGACGCGGGGTGGAGCAGTCTGGCAGCTCGTCGGGCTCATAACCCGGAGGTCGCAGGTTCAAATCCTGCCCCCGCAACCAACATGCTCACGTAGCTCAGCTAGGTTAGAGCGCATCCTTGGTAAGGATGAGGCCACCGGTTCAAATCCGGTCGTGAGCTCCAGCTCTAACAATTGGCGGCGTAGCTCAGGTGGCTAGAGCATGCGGTTCATACCCGCAGTGTCCGGGGTTCGACTCCCTGCGCCGCCACCATTTACATAGAAATAATATAACTAAATCGAAATAATATAACTAAATCATAGTAGTATAGCATAAATTTTTTTTGTTTTTAAAGGCCTTTATGCCATTTGTTTAGAAATATAGGGTATATGGAAAAGGCAGGTTGAGCAAAATACATATTTATACGAAACAAGCTTCTCCTGCATCGGCTTGTAGTATTGTAATTTTATGAAGTGCTTTTTAGTCAAATAAATTTAATAATAGGGAGGTTAGGAGCATGGCGAAGCAAAAATTTGAAAGGACAAAACCGCACGTAAATATAGGTACAATAGGTCACGTAGACCACGGAAAGACGACATTGACGGCAGCGATAACCAAGGTTTTATCATCCGCAGGAAGTACAGAGGTAAAAGCCTTTGATGAGATCGATAGGGCGCCAGAGGAGAAAGAAAGAGGAATAACCATAAGTACAGCTCACGTGGAGTATGAATCAGACAATCGTCACTATGCCCACGTAGACTGTCCAGGTCACGCGGACTATGTAAAGAACATGATCACAGGTGCAGCACAGATGGACGGTTCAGTAATGGTGGTAAGTGCGGCAGACGGTCCGATGCCTCAGACAAGAGAGCATATTCTACTATCCCGTCAGGTAGGGGTACCATATATAGTAGTATTCTTGAACAAGGCAGACATGGTAGATGACGAAGAACTACTAGAACTAGTAGAGATGGAAGTAAGAGACCTACTAAGCGAGTATGACTTTGATGGAGACGAGGCTCCTGTGATAACAGGCTCAGCACTTCAGGCATTAGAATGTGGATGCGGTAGCCGTGACTGTGAAGCATGCGGTCCTATACTAGAACTGATAGATGCAATAGACGAGTATATTCCTACGCCAGAGCGTGACACAGATAAGCCATTCTTGATGCCAATAGAGGATATATTCAGCATAACTGGACGTGGCACAGTGGCTACAGGCAGAGTAGAAAGAGGCAAAGTAAACGTAGGAGATGAGATAGAGATAGTAGGAATGTCAGACCGTCCAAAGAAGACGGTAGCAACTGGAGTAGAGATGTTTAGGAAGCAGATGGACTATGCAGAAGCAGGAGACAACATTGGGGCACTGATGAGAGGTATAGATAAAGAACAAGTAGAGCGTGGTCAGGTATTAGCGAAGCCAGGAAGCATTAAGCCACATACACACTTTAAGGCAGAGGTTTATGTCTTGAAGAAAGAAGAGGGAGGTCGTCATACGCCGTTTTTCACGGGTTATCGTCCTCAGTTCTACTTCAGGACGACAGACGTTACCGGAGTAGTGGACCTGCCAGAGGGTGTAGAGATGGTGATGCCTGGAGACAACGTAGAGATGGAGATAAAGCTAATAACTCCAATAGCTATCGAAGAGGGGCTGAGATTTGCTATTCGTGAAGGTGGCCGCACAGTTGGTGCAGGAGTAGTTGCTAGTATTATAGAGTAAAAACTACTTGTTAATTATTAAGAAATAACTGGCCAGGGCATATGTCCTGGCTTTTATGTTGATTTTCTAGATTTTTTATACATGATATTAGAATAAATATTGACATATATGATTTATTATGATAGATTTTCTTAAGTGATTATGGACAAATTAAGAAAGACATATTTGCTTGATATAGGAGTAGGGGGTGCAAACAAATGCGGGATAAAATAACCCTTGAATGTGCAGAATGTAAACAAAGGAATTACATGACTACAAAAAATAAGCAAACAAACAAAGAGCGTATTGAGTTAAAAAAGTATTGTAGATTTTGCATGAAACATACTTCTCATAAAGAAACGAAGTAAGAGCAAAGGATGTGAGTATTATGCTCAAAAAAAAGTTTAATAGGCTGAAAAAGTTTTTAAGCGAAACGAAAAGTGAGCTTAAAAAAGTAAACTGGCCTAAAAGAGAACAACTTACTGTATATACCGGAGTGGTACTTGTGACAGTTGCTATTGTTGGTATATATTTTTGGATACTTGACACAGGGTTCTTAGCAATTATTCAGTTGATTATATAGTTAAATAATTAAAGTTTTAGAGAGGAGGGACAGGACAGTTTTGTCCCTGGTGATTTATGACTGAAAGACATTGGTATGTAGTGCACACATATTCCGGATATGAGAACAAAGTAAAGACAAATTTAGAAAAAAGAGTAGACTCTATGCAGATGGACGATAAAATATTTAGAGTAATAGTACCTACTGAGTCACATGTTGAGTACAAGGATGGCAAGAAAAAATCCCAAGAAAAGAAGATATTTCCGGGGTATGTTTTAGTTGAAATGGTTATGCAGGATGATTCCTGGTATGTTGTTAGAAATACACCAGGTGTAACAGGTTTTGTTGGTTCTGGTACCAAACCCGTTCCCCTCAGCGAACCAGAAGTAGCTGGTATAATGAAAGACATGGGAATAAAAGATGAACAGGTGAAAGTTGATTTTGAAAAAGACCAAAAAGTAAAAATTTTAGAAGGGCCTTTTGAGAATTTTGAAGGGGTTATTGAAGAGATATACCCGGAGAAAGAAAAACTTAAGGTCTTAGTGTCTATGTTTGGACGAGAAACTCCTGTAGAATTAGAATTTGACCAGGTTGAAAAGCTTGGTTAGTAAACATATTTGTTAAGCTGTACAATGGGAGGTGAGCTAGAATGGCTAAAAAGATAGAGCAGGTAATAAAGTTGCAGATACCAGCCGGTAAAGCAGACCCATCGCCACCGGTAGGTCCTGCATTAGGTCAGCATGGAGTTAATATCATGGCATTTTGTAAAGAGTTTAACGAGAAGACATCTGATCAGGCAGGAATGATTATCCCGGTGGAAATTTCTGTCTATGAAGATAAATCTTTTACTTTTGAGACAAAAACCCCACCTGCTTCTGTGTTGATTAAAGAAGCTGCCGGAGTAGATAAAGCGAGTGGCGAAGCAGGGAAGGAAACTGTTGCAAGTGTCAAAAGAGATAAGCTTAAGGAAATAGCTGAACTTAAGATGAAAGACCTAAATACAACCGATGTTGAAGCTGCTACAAAGATGGTAGAAGGGACGGCTAGAAGTATGGGTATCAAGGTAGAAAGTTAAAAAAGAATTTAAAGTTAATTAAGTTTATTTTTAAAAATGTGGGAGAATTATTTCGCTTGAACCACAAGGAGGTCAGAGAATGCAAAAAACAAAAAGTAAAAGGTATAAAGAAATTGTAGAAAAGATTGATAAACACGAAGCTTATGAAGCAGAAGAAGCGATGAAATTAGTTAAAGAAGTTTCAAATGCTAGCTTTGATGAAACTGTTGAACTAGCAGTTAGGTTAGGAGTAAACCCCAAATATAATGATCAGCAGGTAAGGGGTAGCGTTGTACTGCCACATGGTACAGGTAAGACAGTAAAGGTTGCTGTATTTGCGAAAGGTGAAAAAGCAAAAGAAGCAGAAGAAGCAGGTGCTGATTTAGTAGGAGATGAAGATTTAGTAGCTAAAATAGAAGGTGGATTTTTGGATTTTGATGTGGCAATAGCAACACCTGATATGATGGGCATGGTTGGTAAGCTAGGTAAAACCTTAGGCCCAAAAGGGCTTATGCCTAATCCAAAATCGGGTACTGTGACTCAGGATGTAGGAAAAGCTGTGCAAGAATCAAAAGCAGGGAAAGTAGAGTTTAAAGTCGAAAAAGCGGGCAATATACATGTTCCAATCGGAAAAGTATCTTTTGAAATTGATCGGTTGGTTGAGAACTTTAATACGGTAATGGATGCTCTAGTAAAAGCTAAACCTGCAGCAGCGAAAGGACAGTATATTAGGAATGTTTCTGTTTCACCTACTATGGGGCCAGCAGTTAAGGTAGATTATAGATATATAAAATAAACAGTAACAAAGCTTAAAATTAAATAATACTAACTCGAAAACCGTAGACAGCAGGTACCCTTCTTGTGAGGTTTAAATATGCCTGCCGAGGTTGAAGCTGCCTACACTATCAGTTATACGTAGCCAATATATATCAAGGCTATGTTATAAGTCAGTTTAGTATCTGCTATTCTAGACTACTTATTGGTAAGTGTGTTGACTACTGTAATTTGTTAATTATCGTAGGATGCTTAGGCCTTCACCTGTTGTTTAGGGGGAAGGCTTTTTTTGGTTAAAAAGGTTTTGTAGAAAATTATGATAAAAAATCAGAAATAACCAGAAGGGGGTGAAAAAGTGCCCAAAAAAAGACATGAAAAAGAAGAGATAGTTGGCGAATTAAAAGATAAATTTTCAAAGATAGAAGGAGCAGCTTTAGCAGATTATCGTGGATTAGATGTTGAACAGATAGGTGAACTACGTGACAAACTAAGAGAAAATGGTCTAGAATTCAAAGTTGTTAAAAACAACCTTGCTAAAATTGCTGCTGATGAGGTAAATATTAAAGGCTTAGATGAGTACCTGGTAGGCCCTGTAGGTATTGCTCTTGGCTATGATGATCCTGTTTCTCCGGCAAAATTACTAAAAGAATTTGCTAAAGAAAACCAAGAATTAGAGCTTAAGGCAGGTATATTGGAAAATACAGCTATTGGGGAAGAGAAAGTCAAAGAGTTGGCAGACTTACCAAGTAAAGAAGAACTTATAGCCAAGTTAGTAGGGGTATTTCAGGCTCCGATCTCAAACTTTGTTAATGTTTGTCAAGGTAATATCAGAAATTTTGCTTATGCAGTCGAAGCTGTTAGGAAAAAGAAAGAAGAAGAGGAAGGCGAAAGTTAAATTAAAACCAAAATTTGAGGAGGTATTTTATAATGTCAAAAGTACAAGAAGTTTTAGATATTGTTAAAGAGATGAGTGTGTTGGAACTATCTGAATTAGTAAAGGAAATGGAAGAAGAATTTGGGGTAAGCGCACAAGCGCCTGTAGCAATGGCGGGTGCACCAGCTGCAGGAGCCGGGGAAGCTGAAGCAGGTGGCGGCGAAGCAGAGCAAACTGAATTTGATGTTGTATTGACTGACCCAGGTCAAAAGAAAATACAGGTTATTAAAACTATTAAAGAGGCAACTGGTGTTGGCCTAAAAGACGCTAAAGCTATGGCAGATGACCTGCCAAAAGCTGTTAAAGAAAAAGCAAGTAAAGAAGAAGCAGAAGAACTAAAGGAAAAGATAGAAGAAGCGGGTGGATCAGCAGAAGTCAAGTAACAAAAAACACTAATATAACACCCCGCCTATTAAGCGGGGTGTTATATTTTTCATAAAAATTTTCGTACATTTCTTGACTTTGAATATAATTTGTGCTAGTATCATATAATGCCGTTACTGATTTTTATTTCTAAAAAATTTTATATATGAATAGTAATATACAACCAGTATAACAGTATAATTTTTTTACAGTTGGGGAGAATTATATAGATGTAGGCGTACTGGCTTTTTTTATTTGATAATATAGCAAGATAATTTTTTTTGACAATAATTTTAGGATACATAAACATACTATGATGTAAACATTTATTAGTTAGTTATTTAATTTACTTTTAATATACAGGTAAAAAATGGTTTCTGAGGGGTGAGCTGGTTAATGCCAAAAACCGTGAAATGTGGGAGAAGAGAAAGGCTAACTTTTTCGCAAATTGAAGAGGTTCGAGAACTACCTAACTTAATTGAGATCCAAAGGAGATCTTATGAATGGTTTTTAGAAAAAGGTATACACGAAATGTTCGATGATATTTCGCCGATACAGGATTTTACTGGAGGTCTTGTATTAGAATTTGTAGACTATTCTTTAGGTGAACCAAAATATTCGGTTGAAGAATGTAAAGAGAGGGATGTGACCTATTCTGTTCCGTTACGAGTCAAAGTAAGGCTTATTAACAAAGAAACTGGTGAAGTAAAAGAGCAGGAAGTATTTATGGGAGATTTCCCATTAATGACTGAGAATGGGACCTTTATAATTAATGGTGCAGAGAGGGTTATTGTAAGTCAGTTAGTCAGGTCCCCGGGTGTTTATTATAAGAATGAGTGGGATACTAG
The Natranaerofaba carboxydovora genome window above contains:
- the thyX gene encoding FAD-dependent thymidylate synthase; its protein translation is MEVSLIKHTPDPDRTVAAGARLCYSSSNVDEIYNDMDEQEVKKLINMLKKVGHTSPIEHISFTFGIEGISRALSHQLVRHRIASYTQKSQRYVSEEGFCYITPPTINESDEAKKIYEETMQMLQENYNKLCEKVPKEDARYILPNSCETKLVATFNARSLINFFQLRCCFRAQWEIRELAWRMLEKVKEVSPYVFEDVGAECDMTKRCTEGKKSCGRYKILVEKD
- the cysS gene encoding cysteine--tRNA ligase, with translation MRLFNSLKREKEVFQPVEKDQVKMYVCGPTVYDYFHVGNARAFLIFDVIRRYFEYKGYNVTYVQNFTDIEDKMINRANELSVTVEELADKFIEAYIEDARAIGIKDADYQPRATYHIEEIIDLINKLIEKGYAYESSGDVFFDISNYKEYGKLCKQDLEELESGARLSEEEKEKKKNSLDFVLWKANKPGEPHWDSPWGKGRPGWHIECSAMSMKYLGAPFDIHAGGSDLTFPHHENEIAQSEGATGKTFCNYWMHVGYLKFDDKKMSKSLGNFMTVREFRKNYDPRILRLFLLSAHYRSPLNYTEELLEQSKSSVERLNNFYNNLLHANKTAKEADINEEDEKIIKLIDEKEKEFENVMDDDFNTADALASVFTIVREVNSYITGKTPNKVVLDKVLNRLQKMDQVLGLLPEVSANEEILDEEIWEMIEKRQTARKEKDFATADAIRDELKEKGILIEDTPQGVRWKRDSG
- the rplK gene encoding 50S ribosomal protein L11; this encodes MAKKIEQVIKLQIPAGKADPSPPVGPALGQHGVNIMAFCKEFNEKTSDQAGMIIPVEISVYEDKSFTFETKTPPASVLIKEAAGVDKASGEAGKETVASVKRDKLKEIAELKMKDLNTTDVEAATKMVEGTARSMGIKVES
- a CDS encoding NYN domain-containing protein, with product MGKYLIVDGYNIINAWQDLKSMAKDNLEFSRQSLIETLSECKKVLWEEIIVVFDAYHQKDSKGSKEKIDGIVVIYTKEGVTADRVIESLVYDLDKENKVEVATSDWQEQRIVLGKGAIRLSARELLNHIEHYKKNLRKDFLEKEKLKKNKNTLGNTVNCDILEKLEKLRKRKEG
- the tuf gene encoding elongation factor Tu, whose translation is MAKQKFERTKPHVNIGTIGHVDHGKTTLTAAITKVLSSAGSTEVKAFDEIDRAPEEKERGITISTAHVEYESDNRHYAHVDCPGHADYVKNMITGAAQMDGSVMVVSAADGPMPQTREHILLSRQVGVPYIVVFLNKADMVDDEELLELVEMEVRDLLSEYDFDGDEAPVITGSALQALECGCGSRDCEACGPILELIDAIDEYIPTPERDTDKPFLMPIEDIFSITGRGTVATGRVERGKVNVGDEIEIVGMSDRPKKTVATGVEMFRKQMDYAEAGDNIGALMRGIDKEQVERGQVLAKPGSIKPHTHFKAEVYVLKKEEGGRHTPFFTGYRPQFYFRTTDVTGVVDLPEGVEMVMPGDNVEMEIKLITPIAIEEGLRFAIREGGRTVGAGVVASIIE
- the rpmG gene encoding 50S ribosomal protein L33; amino-acid sequence: MRDKITLECAECKQRNYMTTKNKQTNKERIELKKYCRFCMKHTSHKETK
- the rlmB gene encoding 23S rRNA (guanosine(2251)-2'-O)-methyltransferase RlmB, yielding MSQTIIYGKNPVVEAIKAGRKIHKIEIVGTEKGKFFEEVSGLAKENKIPLETIDKKTLVKKVDTNEHQGVVAFVEPYNFVSVNEILEYAKGKSEQPLIIILDHVKDPQNLGGIIRTAEAVGAHGIIIPKDRAAGITPAVFKASSGALEHVKVAKVSNISRTINELQKKWIWVIGCESEGAENYFDVKYDTPLTMVLGSEGEGLSNLVKKNCDFLVKIPMYGNVNSLNVSTAGSIILYEIVKQRM
- the nusG gene encoding transcription termination/antitermination protein NusG, which codes for MTERHWYVVHTYSGYENKVKTNLEKRVDSMQMDDKIFRVIVPTESHVEYKDGKKKSQEKKIFPGYVLVEMVMQDDSWYVVRNTPGVTGFVGSGTKPVPLSEPEVAGIMKDMGIKDEQVKVDFEKDQKVKILEGPFENFEGVIEEIYPEKEKLKVLVSMFGRETPVELEFDQVEKLG
- the gltX gene encoding glutamate--tRNA ligase; translated protein: MTKENKPENVRLRFAPSPTGSIHIGNIRTALFNWLYARNINGTYILRIEDTDVSRSKMEHENTIYKELKWLGLDWDEGPEIGGEHGPYRQSERKEIYIENAEKLLTEGKAYECICTEEELEELREAQRNRGEVPRYNGRCKELSDEELIEYKEEGRKSVIRFDVPSGKKLIVNDLIKGEVEFESDGIGDFILIKSDGMPAYNFACVIDDFLMKITHVLRGEDHLSNTPRQVMIYDALGLEAPNFGHLSLILGPDKSKLSKRHGETFIGEYREKGFLPEAMVNFLALLGWSPTGEEELFKPEEIVEIFDINRVAKSAAVFDIEKLKWMNSHYIKEADNKRLFELVKPFVTRAGIMDENTMDDNFDWFIEIIEITKDQLNQLSDFPEKITIFVGDEVDLEENIKEEFLQDENNINLVRELKEGFGDLDEWSRENISSVIKSAGKKLKLKGKKLFMPTRIAVSGEKQGPELDSLIYLLGKEKALNRLESVLSQVS
- a CDS encoding Mini-ribonuclease 3 — translated: MLKNMTFLDEKKAGQLPVLNLAYIGDAVYELLIREYLLKKENVKVKNMHQKTVEIVRAEAQAKALNEIDSHLDKSESSIVRRARNTKINNPPKSVELADYRRATALEALFGYLYLSNNFERLLELFDLIKIKQN
- the secE gene encoding preprotein translocase subunit SecE, which translates into the protein MLKKKFNRLKKFLSETKSELKKVNWPKREQLTVYTGVVLVTVAIVGIYFWILDTGFLAIIQLII
- the sigH gene encoding RNA polymerase sporulation sigma factor SigH — its product is MLVSQSAQELYDKYDLMDDEEIAWEAREGNYEALEFLIGKYKNFVRAKARSYFLIGADREDIIQEGMIGLYKAIRDFRGDKLSSFKAFAELCITRQIITAIKTATRQKHIPLNSYVSLDKPIYDEDSDRTLLDVISGIRITDPEDLMVNREEYSDIELKMSEILSSLEWKVLMLYLEGKSYQEIAVELNRHIKSIDNALQRVKRKLERYLKKRE